The Apium graveolens cultivar Ventura chromosome 6, ASM990537v1, whole genome shotgun sequence genome contains a region encoding:
- the LOC141666003 gene encoding plastid division protein PDV2-like — translation MEANLHDSERYRVQSESKSPFRHLMNLATKTVLVLVGVVGVLSLAGFDPKFRKRNVQFKVSGLIQSQGTEKKIPMVQCPPGKVLAVEDGEARCLVKERVEVPFRLVDPTPNVSYGYG, via the coding sequence ATGGAAGCTAATCTCCACGATTCTGAAAGATATAGAGTGCAATCTGAATCTAAAAGCCCATTTAGACATCTCATGAACTTGGCAACCAAGACAGTACTTGTTCTAGTTGGTGTAGTAGGGGTCCTGAGTTTAGCTGGTTTTGACCCtaagtttagaaaaagaaatgtTCAGTTCAAGGTTTCAGGTCTTATTCAAAGTCAAGGGACAGAAAAAAAGATACCAATGGTTCAGTGCCCTCCTGGGAAAGTCCTGGCGGTGGAAGATGGTGAAGCTCGATGCCTCGTCAAAGAAAGAGTTGAAGTTCCATTCAGGTTGGTTGATCCGACACCTAATGTGAGTTATGGATATGGATAA